In one window of Musa acuminata AAA Group cultivar baxijiao chromosome BXJ3-2, Cavendish_Baxijiao_AAA, whole genome shotgun sequence DNA:
- the LOC135631076 gene encoding calcium uniporter protein 6, mitochondrial-like yields MWRSSSSSARSLFRTLLGGSLGSTSCGPAKRSILPSLPRAILFCSSFSDSGSRSPSANGGAGGSGSADSITFAEAKRLMRLVNVESLKRKLERDGEEVIGYSQLLEACEGMGVARSREEAGAFAHVLDEAGVILLFRDKVYLHPEKVVDLIRRAVPLSLTPENDPRREELKQLQEKKQEIDMLAHKQVRRILWLGLGFLIVQIGLFFRLTFWEFSWDVMEPIAFFATTAGILCGYAYFLFTSRDPTYQDFMKRLFLSRQKKLFQKHSFDIQRYIELQKHCKSPLDKVVTAENITETNVPHFQHF; encoded by the exons ATGTGGCGCTCCTCTTCCTCGTCTGCTCGCTCTCTCTTCCGCACCCTCCTCGGCGGCTCTCTCGGGTCCACCAGCTGTGGCCCCGCGAAGCGCTCGATCCTGCCATCCCTCCCTCGTGCCATCCTCTTCTGCTCCTCCTTCTCTGACTCTGGTTCCCGTTCCCCCTCCGCCAACGGTGGAGCCGGCGGCAGTGGCTCAGCGGACTCGATCACGTTCGCGGAGGCGAAGCGGCTGATGCGACTGGTGAACGTAGAGTCGCTCAAGCGGAAGCTGGAGAGGGACGGGGAGGAGGTGATCGGGTACTCGCAGCTCCTGGAGGCGTGCGAGGGGATGGGGGTGGCCCGCTCTCGGGAGGAGGCCGGAGCCTTCGCCCACGTCTTGGACGAGGCCGGCGTCATCCTCTTGTTTAGGGATAAGGTATATCTCCACCCGGAAAAG GTTGTGGATCTTATAAGAAGGGCTGTCCCTCTTTCTTTGACACCTGAGAATGACCCAAGGAGAGAAGAGTTGAAGCAGCTGcaggagaagaaacaagaaatcgATATGCTTGCTCACAAGCAAGTCCGTCGCATACTTTGGTTAGGGTTGGGATTCCTAATCGTTCAGATTGGTCTCTTCTTTCGGCTTACATTCTGGGAGTTCTCATGGGATGTCATGGAGCCAATAGCCTTCTTCGCCACTACAGCTGGCATTCTTTGTGGATATGCCTACTTCCTTTTTACATCGAGAGATCCGACGTACCAAGACTTTATGAAGAGGCTGTTCTTGTCAAGACAAAAGAAACTATTTCAGAAGCATAGTTTTGACATTCAGAGATATATTGAACTGCAGAAACATTGCAAGAGCCCACTGGACAAAGTAGTTACAGCAGAGAATATAACTGAGACCAACGTccctcattttcaacatttttaa